Proteins encoded within one genomic window of Lactococcus garvieae:
- a CDS encoding ArsR/SmtB family transcription factor: MNLTEKRQKVIHALSNTTRLLVLEALRDKEMTVTELLEQTKSGQSNLSQHLSCLRDCGLITSRKEGKYIYYSLTTPELNHLLEVIDATVESMHWSPTEDIHCDTFIN, translated from the coding sequence ATGAATCTTACAGAAAAACGTCAAAAAGTGATTCACGCCTTATCCAATACCACACGACTTCTCGTTCTAGAAGCACTGAGAGATAAGGAAATGACCGTAACGGAGCTCTTAGAACAAACCAAATCGGGACAGTCTAACCTTTCACAACATCTCTCGTGTTTGAGAGACTGTGGATTAATCACAAGTCGTAAGGAAGGAAAGTATATTTACTATTCTTTAACGACTCCTGAACTGAATCATCTATTAGAAGTCATTGATGCTACTGTAGAATCAATGCACTGGTCACCAACAGAAGATATCCATTGTGATACATTTATAAATTAA
- the uvrC gene encoding excinuclease ABC subunit UvrC — MNNTIKAKLELLPDSPGCYLHKDKNGTVIYVGKAKNLKNRVRSYFHGSHNTKTELLVSEIEDLEWIVVESNIESLVLEINLIQRYKPKYNIMLKDDKYYPFLMITNEKYPRLMITRRVKKDGAMYFGPYPDVKAANDVKRLLDRIFPFRKCGLHEKKVCFYYHIHQCLCPVVNHVDPQVYKDMALEVKHFLTGDDKKIINELKSRMMAASEKLEFEQAGEYRDVINAISTLRTKQRVMNHDLKDRDVFGYYVDKGWMCVQVFFVRQGKMIQRDVNMFPYYNEAEDDFLTYIGQFYQEAEHMVPKEILIPADVDVQSVEAVTQTKVLKPSRGEKKQLVAMAIKNARTQLQLKFDLLEKDLIKTQGAIENLGEILNIPTPVRIESFDNSNIMGTSPVSAMVVFINGKPSKKDYRKYKIKTVEGADDYASMREVITRRYSRAMREGTALPDLIAMDGGAGQVNAAKAILKELGLNIPVAGMAKNDKHQTSELLFGDPLEIVPLSRQSQEFFLLQRIQDEVHRFAITFHRQVRGKNTFSSKLDGITGLGPKRKQKLMTTFKSLKAISEADVAQVAEAGVPYEVAERVKEVLSKEIE; from the coding sequence ATGAATAACACGATAAAAGCAAAGCTGGAACTCCTACCAGATAGTCCAGGATGCTATTTACATAAAGATAAAAATGGAACAGTTATCTATGTGGGGAAAGCGAAAAATCTGAAGAATCGCGTGCGTTCCTATTTCCATGGTTCCCATAATACAAAAACTGAGCTTTTAGTTAGCGAGATTGAAGATTTAGAGTGGATTGTTGTCGAGTCAAATATCGAATCACTAGTACTTGAGATCAACTTAATCCAGCGCTACAAACCTAAATACAACATCATGCTTAAGGATGATAAATATTATCCTTTTTTGATGATAACAAATGAAAAATACCCTCGTTTGATGATTACACGTCGTGTAAAAAAAGACGGAGCCATGTATTTTGGCCCTTATCCCGATGTCAAAGCAGCAAATGATGTGAAACGTCTTTTAGACCGAATTTTTCCTTTTCGTAAATGTGGCTTGCACGAAAAAAAGGTTTGCTTCTATTACCATATCCATCAGTGCCTCTGCCCAGTAGTAAATCATGTGGATCCTCAAGTTTATAAGGACATGGCGCTAGAGGTCAAACATTTCTTAACTGGTGATGACAAGAAGATTATTAATGAATTAAAAAGCAGAATGATGGCAGCATCTGAAAAGTTAGAATTTGAGCAAGCAGGCGAATACCGTGATGTTATCAATGCCATTAGTACCTTGAGGACAAAACAACGTGTCATGAATCATGACCTCAAAGACCGCGATGTTTTTGGCTATTATGTGGATAAAGGCTGGATGTGTGTGCAGGTTTTCTTTGTAAGGCAAGGTAAGATGATTCAACGTGATGTGAATATGTTTCCGTACTACAATGAAGCGGAAGACGATTTTCTAACTTATATTGGTCAGTTTTATCAAGAAGCTGAACATATGGTACCTAAAGAAATTCTTATTCCGGCAGATGTTGATGTGCAATCAGTTGAAGCCGTGACACAAACAAAGGTGCTCAAACCGAGTCGAGGCGAAAAGAAACAATTGGTTGCTATGGCAATTAAGAATGCACGGACTCAGCTGCAGCTGAAATTTGATCTCTTAGAAAAAGATTTGATTAAAACTCAAGGTGCCATTGAAAATTTAGGAGAAATTCTTAATATCCCAACTCCTGTCCGAATCGAATCCTTCGATAACTCTAATATCATGGGGACTTCACCTGTATCAGCCATGGTAGTTTTTATTAATGGTAAACCTTCGAAAAAAGATTACCGGAAATATAAGATAAAGACTGTTGAAGGTGCAGATGACTATGCTTCGATGCGTGAAGTGATTACGCGGCGATACAGTCGAGCTATGCGTGAAGGCACAGCCTTACCAGATCTTATCGCGATGGATGGTGGAGCAGGGCAAGTTAACGCAGCGAAGGCCATTTTGAAAGAACTCGGTTTAAACATCCCCGTTGCGGGTATGGCTAAAAATGACAAGCACCAAACCAGTGAATTACTTTTTGGGGATCCCTTGGAAATAGTGCCACTTAGTCGGCAATCACAGGAATTCTTCTTGTTACAAAGGATTCAAGATGAGGTGCATCGATTTGCGATAACTTTTCATAGACAAGTCCGGGGTAAAAATACCTTTTCTTCAAAATTGGATGGTATCACAGGGCTTGGTCCGAAGCGCAAGCAAAAATTAATGACGACTTTCAAGTCGCTTAAAGCAATTTCGGAAGCAGATGTCGCACAAGTTGCGGAAGCTGGTGTTCCCTATGAAGTAGCGGAACGTGTGAAGGAAGTTCTAAGCAAAGAAATAGAATGA
- a CDS encoding heavy metal translocating P-type ATPase encodes MFKSTQKNVGHHTAHGVKDTCNCLNHQAKAAMSTESGDSVSCSEIPESSDDSDPACCSVNLSLNAGLEDKEEENNSELWIIIISALLLAVLSFFDFSSELKILLFILTYLLIGHSVLFKAWKQLLKGDIFNEFFLMSIATVGAFALGEYAEAIAVMLFYQVGEYFQDRAVGKSKKSIVALMDLRPEVATVKRQEKLINVSPEAVAIGEIIQVKPGEKVPLDGQIQSGKSSVNTAALTGESLPRTVEKGDEVLAGFLNINGVLEVRVEKTFGESSVAKILSLVENAQENKAPTEQFISKFARYYTPVVVFAAAIIALIPPIFFQQDWSDWLTRAFTFLIISCPCAMVVSIPLGFFAGIGAASKNGILVKGGNHLEAMTKIKQVLFDKTGTLTQGNFKVTQVLPSSGIPKEEVLRLAAIGELNSNHPLALALKENQKLEALIVTESEEISGHGTRTVYEGDEILVGNAKLMQQYNIAFQESDEIGSLIYVAKNGQYQGVILVSDVLKEDAEEAIAELNKLQISQTMLTGDSQKVAAQVAEKLKISDYHANLLPEDKVTILEDVLKKAHGLTAFVGDGINDAPVIARANIGFAMGGLGSDAAIETADVVLMTDKPSSIAKSVKIAKKTKRLVVQNIVLALGVKAIFLVLAVFGIATMWEAVIADVGVTLLAILNVLRLLK; translated from the coding sequence ATGTTTAAATCTACACAAAAAAATGTAGGGCATCACACTGCACATGGTGTCAAAGACACTTGCAACTGTTTAAATCATCAAGCTAAGGCTGCTATGTCGACAGAGAGCGGAGACAGCGTCAGCTGCTCGGAAATACCAGAGAGTTCCGATGATTCAGATCCTGCCTGTTGTAGCGTTAATCTGAGTTTAAATGCGGGCTTAGAGGATAAGGAGGAAGAAAATAATAGTGAACTGTGGATTATTATTATTTCTGCTCTGCTTTTAGCAGTATTGAGCTTTTTTGATTTTTCCTCAGAGCTCAAAATACTTCTCTTTATCTTGACCTATCTTTTAATTGGGCACAGTGTTTTATTCAAGGCTTGGAAACAACTGCTTAAAGGAGACATTTTTAATGAATTTTTCTTGATGAGTATCGCGACAGTCGGCGCATTTGCTCTAGGTGAATATGCAGAAGCAATTGCTGTCATGCTCTTTTATCAAGTCGGCGAATATTTCCAAGATCGTGCTGTAGGTAAGAGCAAGAAATCTATAGTGGCCTTGATGGACCTCCGTCCCGAAGTCGCAACTGTTAAGAGGCAAGAAAAGCTAATAAATGTTTCACCTGAAGCGGTAGCTATCGGTGAGATAATCCAAGTTAAGCCGGGAGAAAAAGTGCCTCTTGATGGGCAAATCCAATCTGGAAAATCAAGTGTGAATACAGCTGCGCTGACTGGTGAGTCTTTACCACGTACTGTGGAAAAAGGAGACGAAGTCTTGGCGGGATTTCTTAATATCAATGGTGTACTAGAAGTCAGAGTCGAAAAAACATTTGGTGAATCTTCCGTCGCTAAAATTCTTAGTTTAGTAGAAAATGCTCAAGAAAATAAAGCACCCACAGAACAGTTCATTTCAAAATTTGCACGTTATTATACGCCGGTTGTTGTATTTGCTGCAGCGATAATTGCTTTGATTCCACCAATCTTCTTTCAACAAGATTGGTCTGATTGGCTGACGCGTGCCTTTACCTTTTTGATTATTTCTTGTCCTTGTGCCATGGTCGTTTCGATTCCTTTAGGTTTCTTTGCGGGGATAGGGGCAGCCTCAAAAAATGGTATTTTAGTCAAAGGTGGCAACCATCTGGAAGCTATGACTAAAATAAAACAAGTACTTTTTGATAAAACAGGTACCCTCACACAGGGAAATTTCAAGGTTACACAAGTATTGCCAAGTTCTGGTATTCCAAAGGAAGAAGTGTTGCGCCTCGCGGCAATTGGCGAACTTAATTCGAACCACCCCTTAGCACTTGCTCTGAAAGAAAATCAAAAACTTGAAGCACTGATAGTCACTGAATCAGAAGAAATATCAGGTCATGGTACACGCACGGTCTACGAGGGTGATGAGATTCTTGTAGGTAATGCCAAACTGATGCAACAGTATAACATTGCCTTCCAAGAAAGTGATGAGATAGGCTCTCTGATTTATGTTGCCAAAAATGGCCAGTATCAAGGCGTCATACTCGTCTCTGATGTGCTAAAGGAAGATGCAGAAGAAGCAATAGCAGAGCTGAATAAGCTTCAAATTTCACAAACAATGCTGACGGGAGACAGTCAGAAAGTAGCTGCACAGGTTGCTGAAAAATTGAAAATTTCAGATTATCATGCGAATCTTTTGCCCGAAGATAAAGTTACAATTTTAGAGGATGTTCTGAAAAAAGCACATGGTTTGACGGCCTTTGTAGGGGATGGAATCAACGATGCTCCAGTCATTGCCCGAGCAAATATTGGCTTTGCTATGGGAGGTTTAGGCTCGGATGCGGCTATTGAGACAGCTGATGTGGTACTGATGACGGATAAACCTTCCAGTATTGCTAAGTCAGTCAAAATCGCCAAGAAAACCAAACGTCTTGTCGTGCAAAATATTGTGCTAGCCTTAGGTGTGAAAGCTATTTTCCTCGTCCTTGCTGTCTTTGGGATTGCAACAATGTGGGAGGCTGTTATAGCTGATGTTGGTGTCACTCTTTTAGCGATACTCAATGTTTTGAGACTTTTAAAATAA
- a CDS encoding DUF817 domain-containing protein: MNALKKNASLLFKFAKIQSMCCIFPLAVFSILAITSVIHIPYIPRYDLIFILLLLVQILMVKLKLETIEELKIICLFHILGLLLEIFKVNISHSWTYPEASYLKIFNVPFYSGFMYASVGSYVVQAWKKLKLNVEHWPSLGLSFTLSFVLYLNFFTNYFIYDFRYFIILAIVVVFWRAQFIFSIDESTTHKMKALLSFSLIGFFIYIAENIASFFNAYRYPNQAETWHLVGFGKMSSWFLLVIVSIVLVVNLKQVKGRKP; encoded by the coding sequence ATGAATGCTTTAAAAAAGAATGCAAGCTTACTTTTTAAATTTGCAAAAATTCAATCCATGTGCTGTATTTTTCCCCTCGCCGTCTTTTCTATTTTAGCGATAACCAGTGTCATACATATTCCTTATATTCCCCGTTATGACTTGATTTTTATCCTTTTACTTTTGGTCCAAATTCTGATGGTTAAACTAAAGTTAGAAACAATCGAAGAACTAAAGATTATTTGCTTATTTCATATCTTAGGCTTACTTCTCGAAATTTTTAAAGTGAATATAAGTCATAGCTGGACCTATCCAGAAGCATCTTATCTCAAAATTTTTAATGTACCTTTTTACTCAGGCTTTATGTACGCAAGTGTCGGGAGCTATGTTGTTCAGGCGTGGAAAAAATTAAAGTTAAATGTTGAACATTGGCCATCGCTAGGTCTGAGTTTTACACTTTCATTTGTTTTATATCTTAACTTTTTCACGAACTATTTTATATATGATTTTAGATATTTTATTATTTTAGCGATTGTTGTCGTTTTTTGGCGAGCCCAATTTATTTTTAGCATTGATGAGTCAACCACTCATAAAATGAAAGCTCTCCTCTCGTTTAGCTTGATTGGTTTCTTTATTTATATTGCGGAAAATATTGCTTCTTTTTTTAATGCTTACCGATATCCAAATCAAGCCGAGACTTGGCATTTGGTTGGTTTTGGTAAAATGTCATCCTGGTTTTTATTAGTTATTGTCAGTATTGTATTAGTAGTTAATCTCAAACAGGTGAAAGGGAGAAAACCGTAG
- the purB gene encoding adenylosuccinate lyase — protein MVINRYSRPEMAAIWSDENKYKAWLEVEILADEAWAELGEIPVEDVKKIRENASFDVERILEIEKETRHDVVAFTRAVSETLGEESKWVHYGLTSTDVVDTAYGYLYKQANDIIRRDLANFLEIIADKAREHKYTVCMGRTHGVHAEPTTFGLKLATWYSEMKRNIERFEHAAKAVEAGKISGAVGTFANIPPFVEEYVCGKLGIRPQEISTQVLPRDLHAEYFSALALIATSIERMATEIRGLQKSEQREVEEFFAKGQKGSSAMPHKRNPIGSENMSGLARVIRGHVVTAMEDVVLWHERDISHSSAERIITPDTTELINYMLNRFGNIVKNLTVFPENMKRNMDATFGLIYSQHVMLMLIEKGMTREEAYDLVQPLTAQSWDEQIMFRPLVENNEKIREKLTDADIDAAFDYNYHLSRVDVIFDRLGL, from the coding sequence ATGGTTATCAATCGTTACAGTCGCCCTGAAATGGCGGCAATCTGGTCGGACGAAAACAAGTATAAAGCTTGGCTTGAAGTCGAAATTCTTGCGGATGAAGCTTGGGCAGAACTAGGAGAAATCCCTGTTGAAGATGTCAAGAAAATTCGTGAAAATGCGAGTTTCGATGTCGAACGCATCTTGGAAATCGAAAAAGAAACACGCCATGATGTTGTTGCCTTTACACGAGCTGTATCGGAAACACTCGGAGAAGAAAGCAAGTGGGTTCACTATGGTTTGACTTCCACAGATGTCGTTGATACAGCCTACGGATATCTTTACAAACAAGCGAATGATATTATTCGTCGTGACTTGGCGAACTTTTTGGAGATTATTGCTGATAAGGCACGTGAGCACAAATACACTGTCTGTATGGGTCGCACGCATGGAGTACACGCAGAACCCACAACTTTTGGTCTCAAATTAGCGACTTGGTATTCTGAGATGAAACGTAATATTGAACGTTTTGAGCACGCAGCTAAAGCTGTAGAGGCTGGTAAAATTTCAGGTGCAGTGGGTACATTTGCTAACATTCCACCATTTGTTGAAGAATATGTGTGTGGTAAACTGGGTATTCGTCCACAAGAAATTTCAACGCAGGTTCTTCCACGTGATTTGCATGCGGAATATTTCAGTGCGTTAGCTCTTATCGCCACATCGATTGAACGTATGGCAACAGAGATTCGTGGTTTGCAAAAATCTGAACAACGTGAAGTTGAAGAATTCTTCGCTAAAGGTCAAAAAGGTAGTTCAGCAATGCCACATAAGCGTAACCCTATTGGTTCAGAAAACATGTCTGGACTTGCACGTGTTATTCGTGGGCATGTGGTTACAGCTATGGAAGATGTCGTTTTATGGCATGAGCGTGATATTTCCCACAGCTCAGCTGAGCGTATCATCACACCAGATACAACGGAGCTCATCAATTACATGTTGAACCGTTTTGGCAATATCGTGAAAAATCTGACCGTCTTTCCAGAAAACATGAAACGCAATATGGATGCGACTTTCGGATTGATTTATAGCCAGCACGTTATGCTCATGTTGATTGAAAAAGGAATGACACGTGAAGAGGCTTACGACTTAGTTCAACCTTTGACAGCACAATCATGGGATGAGCAAATCATGTTCCGTCCCCTTGTAGAAAACAATGAGAAAATACGTGAAAAACTCACTGATGCAGATATCGATGCTGCTTTTGATTATAACTATCACTTGTCACGTGTGGATGTGATTTTTGATCGTTTAGGATTATAA